The genomic stretch TCCACAAACGTCCGTTTTATTTTAACAATTCTTGCTAACTTTATTTGGTTTTTTCTCAAAAAATCTATTAGGTCGTTGTATGAATAATCTGTTGATGTTAAAATGAGACTCACAACTGCATTACTTTTGCATGTTTTAAGATATGCATTTACAAGAGTGTTATTTATTTTTCCCAGTTGATTTATTTGTGTTTTGTACTCATCGATCTCTTTTAAAAGCCTGTCATTTTCTTTTTTTAACTCAACTAAATTCTTATCTATAAGGCTTAACTGCTGCTGAAACTGTTTTTGAACAAATTTTTCACTATTTACAGAAAATCCAATAAGAATCCCAACTCCAAGAGCAACAAAGATAGAAGCAATAGTAATAACGAAATACTTTATACTCACACCATTCATTCTTTCCTACCTCAAGATTACTCTCAGTTTTAGTTGAATTAAATAGAAAAAGTATTGAAAAGGCGGAGTTACCATCAGGATTGCAAGTATAGGAATAAGTGCAGAAAACAACAAAACCCCAATATACTTGAAACTTACCTTTTCAGTATAAAGCTTGGATACACCTCTTGCATCCACAAGCTTTGAACCTATTTTTAGCCTGACCAGAAAAGTGCTTGACATTCCTTTTCGACCTTTCTCTAAAAAATCAAGCATACTGCTGTGAGAACCAACCGAAACTATAAGTTCTGCCCCCTTTTCATAAGCCAAAAGCAAAGCAACATCTTCACTCGTACCAGGGCATGCTATTGTTTTTGCCTTAAGTCCTAAAGCCTGTATTTTTCTTAGCCCTGGTGCATATCCATTTGGATATGAATGAACAATTATCTCGTCACATTTGTAAAGACTTTCTTCAGATACACTATCCATATCCCCAATTATAATGTTTGGTCTTATCTTTTCCTCAAGCAATGCATCAGCAGCGCCATCAACTGCAATCACAACTGGTTTTACCTCTGTAATATAACCTTTTATTGCTTTTATATCTTTTTTAAAACTGCTTCCTCTTGTCACAACAAGTACATGTCTGCCAGCAATTTTGGTTGAAATATCAGGCATTTCAAATTGTCCTAAGATAAATCCTTTTTCTTTTTTTGCATACTCCAATGTATTTTCTATAAAATCTTCCAAAAGATTTTCCATCTCTTTGAAACTCTTTTGATAAAATGATTCAAATTCTTCTTTAGTAAGATATTTTGCAATGCATAGATAATTACCGTTTAAAAATATCTTATCATCTTCGATTTCTACAACGTCCCCTTCTCTTATTCGATTAAATACATCTTCCCCTAAATTATCAATTATGATCACATCATGTGCAAGAAGAATCTTTGCACCAACTGCTGGAAATTTCCCAGTAAAAGACTTAGCACAGTTGATTACTACCTTTACTTTTTTTTCTAAGAGAGAATATGCAGCTACCTCATCAATATCCTCGTGCAATATAACAGGTATTTCACCTGGTCTTAGTCTTCTTACCAAGTTTTTGGTTTTTCTATCAACTCTAACCTTCCCTTTTATCATCACTTATCACTCTTGTTTTTTTGCAATTTTGGATTTACAATTTCACGCCATGATAAGTCTCCTCTATCAAGAGCTTTTATCAAAAGTTCGGCTGTTGCAATGTTTGTTGCAAGAGGAATATTATGGACATCACAAAGACGCAAAAGTGCATTTACATCTGGCTCATGAGGCT from Caldicellulosiruptor kronotskyensis 2002 encodes the following:
- the steA gene encoding putative cytokinetic ring protein SteA; translated protein: MIKGKVRVDRKTKNLVRRLRPGEIPVILHEDIDEVAAYSLLEKKVKVVINCAKSFTGKFPAVGAKILLAHDVIIIDNLGEDVFNRIREGDVVEIEDDKIFLNGNYLCIAKYLTKEEFESFYQKSFKEMENLLEDFIENTLEYAKKEKGFILGQFEMPDISTKIAGRHVLVVTRGSSFKKDIKAIKGYITEVKPVVIAVDGAADALLEEKIRPNIIIGDMDSVSEESLYKCDEIIVHSYPNGYAPGLRKIQALGLKAKTIACPGTSEDVALLLAYEKGAELIVSVGSHSSMLDFLEKGRKGMSSTFLVRLKIGSKLVDARGVSKLYTEKVSFKYIGVLLFSALIPILAILMVTPPFQYFFYLIQLKLRVILR